The Rhododendron vialii isolate Sample 1 chromosome 5a, ASM3025357v1 genome contains a region encoding:
- the LOC131327264 gene encoding GDSL esterase/lipase At5g33370-like translates to MESSMTFSSWMVLCMVVVALGTLAPRVEARAFFVFGDSLVDNGNNNYLATSARADSPPYGIDYPTHRPTGRFSNGLNIPDIISEQMGAESTLPYLSPELRGQRLLVGANFASAGVGVLNDTGIQFVNIIRMYKQLEYFQQYQTRVSSLIGADQTQRLVNQALILITVGGNDFVNNYFLVPFSARSRQFSLPDYVRYVISEYRKLLVRLYELGARRVLVTGTGPMGCVPAELAQRSRTGECAVELQRAAALYNPQLVQMVGGVNDEIGAQVFIAANTMLMNTDFIYNPAAYGFVTSQIACCGQGPYNGIGLCTPLSNLCPNRDIYAFWDPFHPSERANRIVVSRILTGSSKYMNPMNLSTILALDSNT, encoded by the exons ATGGAGAGTTCAATGACTTTCAGCTCTTGGATGGTTTTatgcatggtggtggtggctttGGGTACTCTTGCCCCTCGTGTTGAAGCCAGGGCTTTCTTCGTTTTCGGAGATTCTCTGGTCGATAACGGCAACAACAACTATCTGGCGACCTCTGCCCGTGCCGACTCGCCTCCTTATGGCATTGACTACCCGACTCACCGCCCAACTGGCCGCTTCTCTAACGGCCTTAACATACCCGACATCATTA GTGAACAAATGGGAGCAGAATCTACATTGCCGTACTTGAGTCCTGAGCTCAGGGGGCAGAGGCTACTCGTGGGTGCCAATTTCGCATCGGCCGGGGTTGGAGTTCTCAACGACACTGGAATTCAATTC GTGAACATAATCAGGATGTACAAGCAACTGGAGTACTTCCAGCAATACCAGACCAGGGTGAGTAGTCTGATCGGAGCCGATCAGACCCAGAGGCTCGTGAACCAAGCGCTCATACTCATCACCGTCGGTGGCAACGATTTCGTTAACAACTACTTCCTGGTCCCCTTCTCCGCCCGGTCCCGCCAGTTCTCCCTCCCTGACTATGTTCGCTACGTTATCTCCGAGTACCGAAAACTCCTCGTG AGGCTGTATGAACTGGGGGCTCGACGGGTTCTGGTGACGGGCACGGGGCCGATGGGATGCGTGCCGGCCGAATTGGCGCAGCGGAGCAGGACGGGTGAGTGCGCCGTGGAATTGCAGCGAGCCGCGGCCTTGTACAATCCGCAACTTGTACAGATGGTGGGTGGAGTCAACGACGAAATTGGAGCTCAGGTCTTCATAGCTGCAAACACAATGCTGATGAACACCGATTTCATCTATAATCCGGCAGCATATG GGTTTGTTACATCACAGATAGCATGTTGCGGGCAAGGCCCGTACAACGGGATTGGGCTTTGCACGCCCCTCTCCAACTTGTGCCCGAACCGAGACATCTACGCTTTCTGGGATCCATTCCATCCGTCCGAGAGGGCTAACAGAATCGTTGTGTCCCGGATCCTGACTGGCTCGTCCAAGTACATGAACCCGATGAACCTCAGCACCATCTTGGCGTTGGACTCCAACACCTAG